AACCAGTGAGTATAATGGGTAGCACCCTTTTCAATTGCCCAATCCTTCATTGAGCTGGCAACCACTTCAGCTATTTCAAGATCTAAAGGAAGACCTTCGTCAATAGTTTTCTTCAATGCCTTGTATGTAGCTTTAGGCAAACGTTCTCTCATTACGGAATCATTGTATACATTTGAACCGAATATTTGGCTTATAAGACTCATAAATCACCTCATAAAATATTTTTAAGGCAACCGGCTGTATTCCGGATACCAATAATTATTAATATTACCTAATAAAGATACAATTTTTCCTTACTAATTGCAAGCATAAAATGGTTTGGCGTCTTTTCAGAAGATAAATATTTATAAATTCTTCTAAAACCATTATATTTTTTCCTTACGAAGGTAAAAATTGCAATATCCTTAAAGCTCTAATTCAAAAAAATGAATATTTATCCGTGTATTTTAGGAGGTAATTTAGGGAAATTGAAAAAGATAGCCGCCGCTATGTTATAATACAATTAGTACACTACTTTACGGAATTATTCTGGTAATAATATTCATTACAGGCATAGGTAGGTGACCCATTTGATAAATATAATTACGAATCCAATTAATATAATAATAATTCTACCCGTTTTAATTACTCTTGTAAGTTCTCTGGTAACAAGATATAACCGCGAAAGAGTAATTAAAAGTTTTTATTCTATAATTAATAGTGTGGAGTTAATCTCAGGCTTGTTAATTGCGCTCTTTTTAACAAGAGGAATACTATTTGACAATGATAATAAGTTTTTCGTATATATTCGTAACCATATGCCTGAAACTGCCAAGGCAAGTCTGGCAGCAAATAATATATATACCTACTTATGTGTTGCTTTTATTGTACTATTGATTGTGGTTCTGATAATCAAGTTAGCTATGTATCCTTTGTATAAGCATGTATTTGGAGCCATGGCACAGGGAATATACAAGGTTATGAGCTCAATGAGCTCTGTGACTCGAAGAAGTATTGCATTTGTCTGTAGTATACCAAAGGCAGCAGTTTCATTAATTTGTATCAGCTTTGTTCTATATTTTTTTTCGTACTATTTTACTGTACCCGGTTTATCACTTTGGATAGACGATTCAGTAGTACTACAAGGAGTTTACAAAACAGCTCTGAAGCCGGTAATTGAATCTGAAATTGCCAAGAAAATACCTGTAATAATTAATGATCGTTTTGTAAGTGCCACAATGAATGGGCAGGAAGTTAAAATAGCCGAAAATATTAGAGATACTCTTGACAGTTACAATATAAAGGTTATTCAGTACTTTAACGGCGTGACTCTTGATGATGCGGTAAAATCAAACGATGAAATAGATAAACTGGCCCTTGAATTGACTGAGGGAAAGTCAGGAGAATATGATAAAGCAAAGGCAATATACAAATGGATAACTAAAAATATAAAATATGATTACCCAAAAGCAAAACAGATTGCTGTTAAGACGGAAGGAACAAAATCAGGGTCTATAATATGCTATGAAACGAGGAAAGGAATTTGTTTTGACTACTCAAGCCTCTTTATTTCAATGTGCAGGGTAAACGGGATAAAGGTAAGGCTGGTTACGGGTCTTGGCTATAGCGGGCTAGCCTGGGGAGATCATGCATGGAATCAGTTTTACGATAGTGATCAGAAAAAATGGATAAATGTAGACTGCACCTTTGGTGTCACCGGAAACTATTTTAATTCTTCAAAATTCAATTTGGATCACAAAGGGGACCGAGTACAGGAAGAATGGTAAATTATTAAGATAACACCCTTTTTAGAATTTTTCCTCCCGTACATTCTATGTTTTCATGGGTATAATTTTCATAGTAATGGCAATGTGAATTTGCCATATTGAGTCTTCCTGCAATTTTATGCTTGTGTCCGTGAGCAGTCTTTATCGGTAATCCTGTTATTCCGGAATATATATGATAATGCCCGTTAAAGGAAGTTGTTCCAAAATATACGTGAAAGTGGAATAGCCCTATACCAAACATGTATTCAGTATATCCCGTAAGCCTGTGAGAGTGCTTTTCACCAGTTAAACTATTAAATTTATAAAAATGATAGTGATTAACCATCAGCTTTCTCCCTTTACCTATTATTCACTTATTATTATGCATGACTGGACAAGAATTTATTATGAAAAATAATGGAATTAATATAGGGTTTTACCAGATATGTTATAATACAAAGTAAAGGAGGGCGGGATAAAATGGAACCAATAATTGCGATTGTGTTACTTGTAGCTAATATACCGGTTTATAGGAAAATTTTGCAGCTTATATTTCGTGATCGAAAGGATATAGATGACTCAATAAAGTACTCATTTACCCCGGATTTGTTTTCTCTTTTCAAAGGGAATTATTGGAAAGATAAAATAGGTGAAGCCAAACTTACAGCATTTATATTCTGCTGTGTTGCTGTAGTTATAATTGAACTTTTAATAATTAAATGGATAATAGCCATTATTGTATAAGTAATAAAACAGAAAAGCGGTTTAAATAGGAGCTTACATAATATGAAAGAATTTTTAACCAGAGAAGAGTTGGAGAACAGGGCTAAGAGACTGTGTGCCTTAGCTACTGATAAATATCCCGACTGGGATACAATAATAGTATTGGGGCGTGTTAATCAGTACTATCTAACGGGGACTATGCAAGACGGAATACTCATAATAAAAAATGGCGGAAAATTAATGTATTTTGCCAGAAGAAGCTATGAACGTGCTAAAATAGAGTCACCTCTATCCGATTGCATATACCCTATGAATAAATACTCTGATGCTGCAGAGGTTTGTGGTAAGTTGTTTGGAAACACACTTTTAGAAACTGATATTGCAACTATTGAAGTACTTAACAGACTTAGGGGTCAATTTGAGATAGGTAGAATCTATCCCATAAAAAAGATATTGTCTGAGGTAAGGGCAATTAAAAGTCCGTATGAACTTGATGCTATAAGGGAGGCTGGGAAACGACACAAATACCTGCTTGAGGAAGTTGTACCAGGCATTCTCAGAGAAGGAATGAGTGAGGTAGAATTATCAGCAGAGTTGTTTGAAAAAATGCTGAAACTTGGACATCAGGGTGTTTCACGATTCAATAGCTATCAAACTGAAATGATAATAGGACAAATAGCTTTTGGAGCAAATTCTCTATATCCTACCAATTTTGATGGGCCCGGAGGCATGAAAGGTTTAAGCCCGGCAGTACCATTGTTTGGCAGTAACAAAACTCTTCTCAAAAAAGGTGATTTGGTTTTTATTGATGTAGGCTTCTGTATTGAGGGATATCATAGTGATAAAACACAGGTTTATATGTTTGGAGCGAAACCTTCAGATGAATTAGAAAAAACACACAGACAATGTATTGAGATACAAAAAAAGACTGCTTCTCTTCTAAAGCCCGGCAATATACCATCTGAAATATACAGCAGTATAATGGGGTGCCTTGATTCTTCGTTTTTAGAAAACTTTATGGGCTTTGGGGATAGAAGAGTCAGCTTCTTGGGTCACGGAGTGGGTCTTCATGTTGATGAACTTCCTGTAATTGCAAAAGATTTTGATAATCCATTAAAAGAGGGCATGGTTTTTGCCCTAGAACCGAAAAAAGGTGTACCGCAAGTGGGCATGGTAGGCGGTGAGGACACATATATTGTTACTCCTGACGGAGGCGAGTGTATTACAGGAGGCGAAAAAGATATTATTACTGTATAGGAATGGTTTCCGTCGCTTTTTTCAGAAATCTCAAAAAATCAGTGGCATACGGAAGTTTAAAACTGATCCCTGGCAGTGGAAGATACAGTTAAATAATAATACGGAGGGTTTTTGATTACTGAATAAGTAATCAAGAGAGACAGGTTATCATATTTTTAAATTTCAAAAATAAACATATATAAAGCTTGAAAGCACTTTTTCAGAGCAAATCTATATATGGGAGTGTTTGATGATGAAAATAAGATCGTTATTGGTAAAGGCAAAAAAAATACCTAAAAAAGTTATAATAATATTTATACTGACGTGTACACTGTTTGTTACAATAGGTTATACGGCCAACTCAGTTGGAGTTTTTAATCCGGCAAAGCACCTTCCGATTTACAGCGTTGAAACAGAACAAAATACTGTCTCAATCACATTTGATTGTGCTTGGGGAGCAGATGACATATCTCAAATACTTGATACCCTTAAAAAAGAAAATGTAAAAGCAACATTTTTTATGGTTGGTCAGT
This region of Clostridium sp. BNL1100 genomic DNA includes:
- a CDS encoding transglutaminase-like domain-containing protein: MTHLINIITNPINIIIILPVLITLVSSLVTRYNRERVIKSFYSIINSVELISGLLIALFLTRGILFDNDNKFFVYIRNHMPETAKASLAANNIYTYLCVAFIVLLIVVLIIKLAMYPLYKHVFGAMAQGIYKVMSSMSSVTRRSIAFVCSIPKAAVSLICISFVLYFFSYYFTVPGLSLWIDDSVVLQGVYKTALKPVIESEIAKKIPVIINDRFVSATMNGQEVKIAENIRDTLDSYNIKVIQYFNGVTLDDAVKSNDEIDKLALELTEGKSGEYDKAKAIYKWITKNIKYDYPKAKQIAVKTEGTKSGSIICYETRKGICFDYSSLFISMCRVNGIKVRLVTGLGYSGLAWGDHAWNQFYDSDQKKWINVDCTFGVTGNYFNSSKFNLDHKGDRVQEEW
- a CDS encoding YmaF family protein, producing the protein MVNHYHFYKFNSLTGEKHSHRLTGYTEYMFGIGLFHFHVYFGTTSFNGHYHIYSGITGLPIKTAHGHKHKIAGRLNMANSHCHYYENYTHENIECTGGKILKRVLS
- a CDS encoding Xaa-Pro peptidase family protein, encoding MKEFLTREELENRAKRLCALATDKYPDWDTIIVLGRVNQYYLTGTMQDGILIIKNGGKLMYFARRSYERAKIESPLSDCIYPMNKYSDAAEVCGKLFGNTLLETDIATIEVLNRLRGQFEIGRIYPIKKILSEVRAIKSPYELDAIREAGKRHKYLLEEVVPGILREGMSEVELSAELFEKMLKLGHQGVSRFNSYQTEMIIGQIAFGANSLYPTNFDGPGGMKGLSPAVPLFGSNKTLLKKGDLVFIDVGFCIEGYHSDKTQVYMFGAKPSDELEKTHRQCIEIQKKTASLLKPGNIPSEIYSSIMGCLDSSFLENFMGFGDRRVSFLGHGVGLHVDELPVIAKDFDNPLKEGMVFALEPKKGVPQVGMVGGEDTYIVTPDGGECITGGEKDIITV